The Nostoc sp. MS1 genome segment ATCACCTTCTGCATAGTGCTGCCGTCCATCTACTTCAATTACTACCCTTTTACTGTTTGAAAAGAGTAATAAAAATCCATTCTTTGCCGTGGTAAACGCTTGTGTCCCTTTAAATCCTTTAGTGTTTTTGGATCGTAGTGTAGATAAACTTGAGGTACTAATCCCGATTCTCACAAAGAGATAAAAAAGGGGGGTCAAAAACTGCGAAAATGTATATAGGATAAGCATTCCAGCAGTTATAAACCATGACCCCGACTTTCACAGATATTACACCAAAACAATTCAAATTCTCCGGGGAAAAATCACACCCGATTGTAGTTAATTTTCAGGGTGGGACGGTAACATCGGATGCAGGATTAAGCTTAATTGCGGAAATAGACAGAAAATTAGAAATCACATCAAAATTTGCACAGTGTTTCCAAGATTACCGTCAGCCAAATCGAGTTGACCATTCAGTAGAGAGTTTAATTAAACAACGTATATACGGGTTAGTCATGGGATATGAAGACTTAAATGACCACGAGGAATTACGTCATGACCCGATGTTTGCTCTAGCAGTCTTAAAAACAATTGGAATAGAGGATGAGCCTGCAATATTGGCAGGAAAAAGTACATTAAACCGACTGGAACATTGCCCTGAAGAGATAGAACAAGGAGTAGACAGTCGTTATCATAAAATCGGGCATTCTCGATCAGAGATTGAAAGTTTATTTGTCAAAATATTTCTAGAATCTTACGCCAAAGAGCCAAGACAAATTATTTTGGATTTAGATGTAACTGATGACTTAGTACACGGCAATCAGGAGCAAGTTTTCTTCAATACTTATTATGGGGGATACTGCTATGCTCCACTGTATATATTTTGTGGAAAACATCTGTTAGCATCCAAACTTCGCCCTTCAAATGTAGACCCAGCATTTGGGGCATTATCAGAACTACAGAGAGTGATTAAACAAATACGTCAACAATGGAAGAATGTTGAGATTTTAGTACGTGGAGATAGTGCCTATTCTAGGGACGATATCATGAGGTGGTGTGAATCACAGCCCGGTTTAGATTATGTTTTTGATTGGCGCAAAATAGTCGTTTAATTGGGATGACTACGACGACTCAAAATAGAGCCTCGCTTGAGTTTGAGCAAAACTATCAACAGTAGTTTCATTTTTAGAAACAGTATTTCAGCCAGATGAACAACTTCCTTCGCTTGCGGAAGATTTGATTGATAACTCAATTTGGTACAAGTCTTTAGACTATCAAACCCGTGAATCTTGGAGTCGTAGTCGTCGTGTTGTTTGTAAGGTTGAATATGGGACGAAGGGAGCTAAAATTCGTTTTGTTGTAACTTCTTTAGCTACTAATAAAGTACCTCCTAGTCAACTGTATAAACAAAAATATTGTCAGCGAGGGAGATGGAAAATCGCTTTAAAGAACAACAATTAGAACTTTTAGTGATAGAACAAGCACCCACACGTTTGCGGGAAATCAATTACGTCTGTGGTTTTCTTCTGTTGCTTACGTTTTGATGA includes the following:
- a CDS encoding DUF559 domain-containing protein; this encodes MLILYTFSQFLTPLFYLFVRIGISTSSLSTLRSKNTKGFKGTQAFTTAKNGFLLLFSNSKRVVIEVDGRQHYAEGDTASPRKYAEMVAEDRRLRLLGYEVYRFSGYELDETNGQKEVRDFFEKLLTNTI